One Lates calcarifer isolate ASB-BC8 unplaced genomic scaffold, TLL_Latcal_v3 scaffold_94_202, whole genome shotgun sequence DNA segment encodes these proteins:
- the LOC108885510 gene encoding protocadherin gamma-A2-like, translating into MKGPALLFISLLSLGSVVGQVSYTIPEEMAKGSLVGNIAQDLGLETKRLISGKARIYTRDSDEYIELNRERGVLLVKKRIDREALCRQTTPCALHFQIILENPMEFYSVTVQITDINDNAPTFEEGQIEFKISESAITGAKFVLERAVDLDVGTNDLQRYELKPSDNFALKVHNNADGNKNVEMVLQKPLDREKQEQISLVLTAVDGGEPQMSGTMLIVITVLDANDNAPVFTQTTYKATVTENSPKGTVVAAVTATDADQGSNSKITYSITNTLDDVRKVFKINKENGEVILIANTDFEESRNFQINLRASDEGGLTDSCKLIVDVQDVNDNKPEINIMSKSNVISEDAKLNTVVTMINIDDKDSGENGKVQCFISDNVPFVLKASTNNFYSLVTDSELDRETASEYNITVTCSDEGVPSLSSSVTLTLQISDVNDNAPVFERSSYEAYIVENNTPGLSIFTVRARDADWNQNARVSYILEDSSVNGVPVSSYVSVSADSGVIHAVRSFDYEQIKDFQFRVKAQDGGSPPLSSNVTVKMLIQDQNDNPPQVLYPVQTGGSLVAEMVPRSADVGYLVTKVVAVDVDSGQNAWLSYKLQKATDRALFEVGLQNGEIRTIRQVTDKDAVKQRLTVIVEDNGQPSRSATVIVNVAVADSFPEVLSEFTDFTQDKEYNDNLTFYLVLALAVVSFLFITCLVVIISVKIYRWRQSRILYHSNLPVIPYYPPRYSDTLGTGTLQHVYNYEVCRTTDSRKSDCKFGRAGSQNVLIMDPSSTGTMQRIQSEKSILDEPDSPLEVRLI; encoded by the coding sequence ATGAAAGGGCCGGCTCTGTTGTTtatctctctcctttcactgggCTCAGTAGTTGGGCAAGTCAGCTACACAATACCGGAGGAAATGGCGAAGGGCTCTTTAGTCGGTAATATAGCACAAGATTTAGGTTTGGAAACCAAACGTTTAATATCTGGTAAAGCTCGAATTTATACCCGAGACAGCGACGAGTACATCGAGctgaacagagaaagaggagtccTCCTTGTTAAAAAGAGAATCGACAGAGAGGCGCTGTGCAGACAGACGACACCGTGTGCTTTacattttcagattattttagAGAATCCTATGGAATTCTACAGTGTTACGGTGCAGATCACAGATATCAATGATAATGCACCGACCTTTGAGGAAGGCCAAATCGAATTTAAAATTAGCGAGTCAGCGATCACCGGGGCAAAATTTGTGCTGGAGAGGGCTGTGGATCTTGATGTTGGAACAAATGATCTTCAAAGGTATGAATTGAAACCATCAGATAATTTTGCTCTCAAAGTGCACAATAACGctgatggaaacaaaaatgttgagaTGGTGCTACAGAAGCctttagacagagagaaacaagagcaGATATCTCTTGTGTTAACGGCTGTAGATGGAGGAGAGCCGCAGATGTCAGGAACGATGCTGATTGTTATTACAGTTTTAGACGCAAATGATAACGCCCCTGTTTTTACACAGACCACATACAAGGCTACAGTTACTGAGAATTCACCTAAAGGAACAGTTGTGGCAGCTGTTACTGCTACAGATGCAGATCAAGGCTCTAACAGTAAAATAACATATTCAATCACAAATACATTAGATGATGTAAGGAAAGTATTTAAGATAAACAAGGAAAACGGTgaagttattttaattgctAACACTGACTTTGAGGAATCGCGaaattttcaaataaatttACGTGCTAGTGACGAGGGAGGACTCACAGATTCGTGTAAGTTGATTGTCGATGTGCAAgatgtaaatgacaacaaaccTGAAATTAACATAATGTCGAAGTCAAATGTGATATCAGAGGATGCCAAACTCAATACAGTCGTTacaatgataaatattgatGACAAAGACTCAGGAGAAAACGGGAAAGTGCAGTGTTTTATCAGCGACAATGTCCCATTCGTTTTAAAGGCGTCAACAAATAATTTCTATAGCCTCGTCACAGACAGTGaattagacagagagacagcctCTGAGTATAATATAACTGTGACCTGCTCTGATGAGGGagtcccctccctctccagcagCGTCACTCTCACCTTACAGATCTCTGATGTCAATGACAACGCTCCTGTCTTTGAGAGGAGCTCATATGAGGCCTACAttgtagaaaacaacacaccaggTCTCTCTATATTCACAGTGAGAGCCAGAGACGCTGACTGGAACCAGAATGCCCGTGTTTCTTACATACTGGAGGACTCCTCTGTTAACGGAGTGCCAGTCTCCTCATATGTGTCCGTTAGTGCTGATAGTGGAGTCATCCATGCAGTGCGCTCTTTTGACTACGAGCAGATCAAAGATTTCCAGTTCCGCGTCAAAGCTCAGGATGGAGGGTCTCCTCCACTTAGTAgcaatgtgactgtgaaaatgCTGATacaggaccagaacgacaaccctcctcaggttctgtacccagtccagactggtggctctctggtggctgaaatggtgcctcgttcagcagatgtgggctatctggtgactaaagtggtggctgttgatgtggactctggacagaatgcctggctctcctataaactgcagaaagccacagacagggcgctgtttgaagttggcttacagaatggagaaataagaactatccgccaagtgactgataaagatgcagtgaaacaaagactgactgttatagtggaggacaacgggcagccctctcgttcagctacagtcattgttaacgtggcggtggcggacagcttccctgaagtgctgtcggagttcactgactttacccaggacaaggagtacaatgacaacctgactttttacttagtgttggctctggctgtagtttccttcctcttcatcacgtgtttagtggttattatatcagtgaaaatctacagatggagacagtctcgcatcctgtatcactccaatctccctgtgattccatattatccaccacgttactcagacactttggggacagggactctccaacacgtgtacaattacgaggtgtgcaggacgactgactccagaaagagtgactgtaagttcggcagagctggtagtcagaacgtgttgataatggaccccagttctacagggacgatgcaacggatacagagtgaaaagagcatccttgatgaaccagactctcctctAGAGGTTAGACTGATTTAA
- the LOC108885495 gene encoding protocadherin beta-16-like isoform X1 codes for MIYKHIEPYGSSSERTMTRQVLLFVSLLSIGSVLGQVSYTIPEEMAKGSLVGNIAHDLGLQTKRLASGKARIYTRGSDEYIELNRERGVLLVKERIDREALCRQTTPCALHFQIILENPMEFYTVTVQITDINDNAPTFEKSEMKFKISESAITGAKFVLERAVDLDVGTNDLRSYELKPSDNFALKVHNNADGNKNVEMVLQKPLDREKQEQISLVLSAVDGGEPQMSGTMLIVITVLDINDNAPVFTQTIYKATVTENSPKGTIVGTVTATDADHGSNSHITYSITNTLDDVRNVFEVNEENGEITLIGDIDFEESRNYQINLLASDEGGLTDSCKLIVDVQDMNDNMPEINIMSKSNVISEDAKLNTVVTMINIEDKDSGENGKVQCFISDNVPFVLKASTNNFCSLVTDSELDRETASEYNITVTCSDEGVPSLSSSVTLTLQISDVNDNAPVFERSSYEAYIVENNTPGLSIFTVRARDADWNQNARVSYILEDSSVNGVPVSSYVSVSADSGVIHAVRSFDYEQIKDFQFRVKAQDGGSPPLSSNVTVKILIQDQNDNPPQVLYPVQTGGSLVAEMVPRSADVGYLVTKVVAVDVDSGQNAWLSYKLQKATDRALFEVGLQNGEIRTIRQVTDKDAVKQRLTVIVEDNGQPSRSATVIVNVAVADSFPEVLSEFTDFTQDKEYNDNLTFYLVLALAVVSFLFITCLVVIISVKIYRWRQSRILYHSNLPVIPYYPPRYSDTLGTGTLQHVYNYEVCRTTDSRKSDCKFGRAGSQNVLIMDPSSTGTMQRIQSEKSILDEPDSPLEVRKLHQ; via the exons ATGATATATAAACACATTGAACCTTACGGGAGCAGTTCGGAAAGAACAATGACAAGGCAAGTGTTGTTGTTCgtgtctctcctctccatcgGCTCGGTGCTCGGGCAGGTCAGCTACACTATTCCTGAGGAAATGGCTAAAGGATCTTTAGTGGGTAATATCGCGCATGATTTAGGTTTACAAACCAAACGTCTCGCATCTGGTAAAGCTCGAATTTATACCCGAGGCAGCGACGAGTACATCGAGctgaacagagaaagaggagtccTCCTTGTTAAAGAGAGAATCGACAGAGAGGCGCTGTGCAGACAGACGACGCCGTGTGCTTTacattttcagattattttagAGAATCCTATGGAATTTTACACGGTTACAGTCCAGATCACAGATATCAATGATAATGCACCGACTTTTGAAAAAAGTGAGATGAAATTTAAAATTAGCGAGTCAGCGATCACCGGGGCAAAATTTGTGCTGGAAAGAGCTGTGGATCTTGATGTTGGAACAAATGATCTTAGAAGCTATGAATTAAAACCATCAGATAATTTTGCTCTCAAAGTGCACAATAACGctgatggaaacaaaaatgttgagaTGGTATTACAGAAGCctttagacagagagaaacaagagcaGATATCTCTTGTGTTATCGGCTGTAGATGGAGGAGAGCCGCAGATGTCAGGAACGATGCTGATTGTTATTACAGTTTTAGACATTAATGATAACGCCCCTGTTTTTACACAGACCATATACAAGGCTACAGTTACTGAGAATTCACCTAAAGGCACAATTGTGGGCACTGTTACAGCAACAGATGCAGATCATGGCTCTAACAGTCACATCACCTATTCAATTACAAATACGTTAGATGATGTCAGGAATGTATTTGAGGTAAATGAAGAAAACGGCGAAATTACTTTAATTGGAGATATTGATTTTGAAGAGTCCCGAAACTATCAAATCAATTTACTAGCTAGTGACGAGGGGGGACTCACAGATTCGTGTAAATTAATTGTGGATGTTCAAGACATGAATGACAACATGCCTGAAATTAACataatgtcaaaatcaaatGTGATATCAGAGGATGCCAAACTCAATACAGTCGTTACAATGATAAATATTGAGGACAAAGACTCAGGAGAAAACGGGAAAGTGCAGTGTTTTATCAGCGACAATGTCCCATTCGTTTTAAAGGCGTCAACAAATAATTTCTGTAGCCTCGTCACAGACAGTGaattagacagagagacagcctCTGAGTATAATATAACTGTGACCTGCTCTGATGAGGGAGTCCCTTCCCTCTCCAGCAGCGTCACTCTCACCTTACAAATCTCTGATGTCAATGACAACGCTCCTGTCTTTGAGAGGAGCTCATATGAGGCCTACATTgtggaaaacaacacaccagGTCTCTCTATATTCACAGTGAGAGCCAGAGACGCTGACTGGAACCAGAATGCCCGTGTTTCTTACATACTGGAGGACTCCTCTGTTAACGGAGTGCCAGTCTCCTCATATGTGTCCGTTAGTGCTGATAGTGGAGTCATCCATGCAGTGCGCTCTTTTGACTACGAACAGATCAAAGATTTCCAGTTTCGCGTCAAAGCTCAGGATggaggctctcctccactcagtagcaatgtgactgtgaaaatcctgatccaggaccagaacgacaaccctcctcag gttctgtacccagtccagactggtggctctctggtggctgaaatggtgcctcgttcagcagatgtgggctatctggtcaccaaagtggtggctgttgatgtggactctggacagaatgcctggctctcctataaactgcagaaagctacagacagggcgctgtttgaagtgggcttacagaatggagaaataagaactatccgccaagtgactgataaagatgcagtgaaacaaagactgactgttatagtggaggacaacgggcagccctctcgttcagctacagtcattgttaacgtggcggtggcggacagcttccctgaagttctgtcggagttcactgactttacccaggacaaggagtacaatgacaacctgactttttacttagtgttggctctggctgtagtttccttcctcttcatcacgtgtttagtggttattatatcagtgaaaatctacagatggagacagtctcgcatcctgtatcactccaatctccctgtgattccatattatcctccacgttactcagacactttggggacagggactctccaacacgtgtacaattacgaggtgtgcaggacgactgactccagaaagagtgactgtaagttcggcagagctggtagtcagaacgtgttgataatggaccccagttctacaggAACGATGCAGCggatacagagtgaaaagagcatcctggatgaaccagactctcctctAGAGGTTAGAAAACTACAccaataa
- the LOC108885514 gene encoding protocadherin beta-16-like, producing MALNETMRRQVLLFLSMLSLCSVLGQVSYSIPEEMSKGSLVGNIAQDLGLDLKRMKTGKARLHVGNSAEYIELNKEKGLLLIKERIDREALCKQTTPCALHFQIILENPIEFYRVTVEITDINDNAPAFKMNSMLFEISESAVRGAKFVLEKALDSDVGINGLKSYSLNPTDNFVLKLNDNADGEKEVEMVLEKPLDREKQEHLTLTLTAVDGGEPQLSGTVQIHVTVLDANDNAPVFTQSTYKASLMENSQRGTSLMTVTATDIDQGANGLLTYSISSNTEGILDLFEIHGTSGEVRLIGKIDYETSKHYQLHVKARDQGGLTDSCKILFDIIDVNDNAPIIDLMSTTQSIPEDSKLQTVVAVMNVHDADSDNNGVVKCFLRDSEPFIIENTSNGFYSILTNTDLDRETASEYNITVTCSDEGVPSLSSSVTLTLQISDVNDNTPVFERSSYEAYIVENNTPGLSIFTVRARDADWNQNARVSYILEDSSVSGVPVSSYVSVSADSGVIHAVRSFDYEQIKDFQFRVKAQDGGSPPLSSNVTVKILIQDQNDNPPQVLYPVQTGGSLVAEMVPRSADVGYLVTKVVAVDVDSGQNAWLSYKLQKATDRALFEVGLQNGEIRTIRQVTDKDAVKQRLTVIVEDNGQPSRSATVIVNVAVADSFPEVLSEFTDFTQDKEYNDNLTFYLVLALAVVSFLFITCLVVIISVKIYRWRQSRIMYHSNLPVIPYYPPRYSDTLGTGTLQHVYNYEVCRTTDSRKSDCKFGRAGSQNVLIMDPSSTGTMQRIQSEKSILDEPDSPLEVRKL from the coding sequence ATGGCGTTGAACGAAACAATGAGACGGCAAGTACTATTGTTTCTCTcgatgctctctctctgttccgTGCTTGGTCAGGTCAGCTATTCTATCCCTGAGGAAATGTCGAAAGGCTCACTGGTTGGAAACATCGCACAAGATTTAGGTTTAGATTTAAAACGGATGAAAACGGGAAAAGCTCGCTTACATGTTGGAAACAGCGCTGAATACATCGAGCTGAATAAAGAAAAGGGGCTCCTTCTCATAAAGGAGAGAATCGACAGAGAGGCGTTATGCAAACAAACGACTCCTTGtgctttacattttcaaataattttgGAAAACCCTATCGAGTTTTATCGCGTTACGGTAGAAATAACAGATATAAACGACAACGCCCCTGCATTCAAAATGAATAGTATGTTATTTGAGATAAGCGAGTCGGCTGTCAGGGGGGCCAAATTTGTGTTAGAGAAAGCATTAGATTCTGATGTCGGAATCAATGGACTGAAGAGCTACTCCCTTAACCCAACGGATAACTTCGTTTTAAAACTTAACGACAATGCAGATGGAGAAAAGGAGGTGGAGATGGTCTTGGAGAAACCTCTTGATCGAGAGAAACAAGAGCATCTGACTCTAACACTAACTGCCGTCGACGGAGGTGAACCTCAGCTATCAGGGACAGTGCAAATTCACGTAACAGTATTAGATGCGAATGACAATGCTCCAGTGTTTACGCAGTCAACTTATAAAGCTAGTTTAATGGAAAACTCCCAGAGGGGAACTTCATTAATGACCGTAACAGCCACAGACATAGATCAAGGTGCAAATGGTTTATTAACGTACTCTATTTCGAGTAACACTGAGGGAATTTTGGATTTATTTGAAATACACGGTACAAGTGGAGAGGTACGTTTGATTGGGAAAATAGATTATGAGACATCAAAACATTATCAGCTACATGTTAAAGCAAGAGATCAAGGTGGGCTCACTGACTCATGCAAAATATTATTTGACATTATTGATGTGAATGACAATGCTCCAATAATAGATTTGATGTCAACTACACAGTCTATACCGGAAGATTCCAAGTTACAAACAGTCGTTGCTGTGATGAATGTGCATGATGCTGACTCGGATAATAACGGAGTGGTTAAATGTTTTCTACGTGACAGTGAACCTTTTATCattgaaaacacatcaaatgGTTTCTACAGCATATTAACAAACACTGAtttggacagagagacagcctCTGAGTATAATATAACTGTGACCTGCTCTGATGAGGGAGTCCCCTCCCTCTCTAGCAGTGTCACTCTCACCTTACAGATCTCTGATGTTAATGACAACACTCCTGTCTTTGAGAGGAGCTCATATGAGGCCTACAttgtagaaaacaacacaccaggTCTCTCTATATTCACAGTGAGAGCCAGAGACGCTGATTGGAACCAGAATGCCCGTGTTTCTTACATACTGGAGGACTCCTCTGTTAGCGGAGTGCCAGTCTCCTCATATGTGTCCGTTAGTGCTGATAGTGGAGTCATCCATGCAGTGCGCTCTTTTGACTACGAGCAGATCAAAGATTTCCAGTTCCGCGTCAAAGCTCAGGATggaggctctcctccactcagtagCAACGTGACTGTTAAAAtactgatccaggaccagaacgacaaccctcctcaggttctgtacccagtccagactggtggctctctggtggctgaaatggtgcctcgttcagcagatgtgggctatctggtgactaaagtggtggctgttgatgtggactctggacagaatgcctggctctcctataaactgcagaaagccacagacagggcgctgtttgaagtgggcttacagaatggagaaataagaactatccgccaagtgactgataaagatgcagtgaaacaaagactgactgttatagtggaggacaacgggcagccctctcgttcagctacagtcattgttaacgtggcggtggcggacagcttccctgaagttctgtcggagttcactgactttacccaggacaaggagtacaatgacaacctgactttttacttagtgttggctctggctgtagtttccttcctcttcatcacgtgtttagtggttattatatcagtgaaaatctacagatggagacagtctcgcatcatgtatcactccaatctccctgtgattccatattatcctccacgttactcagacactttggggacagggactctccaacacgtgtacaattacgag